The Echeneis naucrates chromosome 10, fEcheNa1.1, whole genome shotgun sequence genome has a window encoding:
- the fhl1a gene encoding four and a half LIM domains protein 1a isoform X2, translated as MTDRFDCYYCRDNLHGKKYVKKDEKHVCTKCFEKLCANTCAECKRPIGADSKELHHKNRYWHEDCFRCAKCYKPLASEPFSARDDGKIMCGKCGSREDGNRCQGCYKVVMPGAKSVEYKNKMWHEECFTCFECKQPIRTQSFLTKGDDMYCVPCHDKKFAKKCFHCKQPITSGGISYQDQPWHSECFVCHTCRKPLAGARFTSHENNIYCVDCYKTDVAKKCHGCKNPITGFGHGTNVVNYEGYSWHEYCFNCKKCSLSLANKRFVINAELVYCPDCAKKL; from the exons ATGACCGACCGCTTCGACTGCTACTACTGCCGCGACAACCTGCACGGGAAGAAGTACGTGAAGAAGGACGAGAAGCACGTGTGCACCAAGTGTTTCGAAAAGCTCTGTGCCAACACCTGTGCCGAGTGTAAACGCCCCATTGGTGCCGATTCCAAG GAGCTGCACCATAAGAACCGCTACTGGCACGAGGACTGTTTCCGCTGTGCCAAGTGCTACAAGCCTTTGGCCAGCGAGCCGTTCAGCGCACGGGATGATGGCAAGATAATGTGTGGCAAGTGCGGCTCCCGGGAGGACGGCAATCGGTGTCAGGGCTGCTATAAGGTTGTCATGCCAG gagCCAAGAGCGTGGAGTACAAGAACAAGATGTGGCACGAGGAGTGCTTCACCTGCTTTGAATGCAAGCAGCCGATTCGCACGCAGAGTTTCCTGACCAAGGGCGACGACATGTACTGTGTCCCCTGCCATGACAAAAAGTTTGCAAAGAAATGCTTCCACTGCAAGCAG CCCATCACCTCCGGAGGGATCAGCTACCAGGACCAGCCTTGGCACTCTGAGTGTTTTGTGTGCCACACCTGCCGCAAACCTCTGGCAGGAGCTCGCTTCACTTCCCACGAGAACAACATTTACTGCGTGGACTGCTACAAGACCGATGTGGCCAAGAAGTGCCACGGCTGCAAGAACCCCATCACAG GGTTCGGCCATGGCACCAACGTGGTGAATTACGAGGGCTACTCCTGGCACGAGTACTGCTTCAACTGCAAGAAGTGCAGCCTCTCTTTGGCCAACAAGCGCTTTGTCATCAACGCAGAGCTTGTCTACTGCCCTGACTGCGCCAAGAAGCTGTGA
- the fhl1a gene encoding four and a half LIM domains protein 1a isoform X1, with protein MTFYKHSGPRSYLTSTMTDRFDCYYCRDNLHGKKYVKKDEKHVCTKCFEKLCANTCAECKRPIGADSKELHHKNRYWHEDCFRCAKCYKPLASEPFSARDDGKIMCGKCGSREDGNRCQGCYKVVMPGAKSVEYKNKMWHEECFTCFECKQPIRTQSFLTKGDDMYCVPCHDKKFAKKCFHCKQPITSGGISYQDQPWHSECFVCHTCRKPLAGARFTSHENNIYCVDCYKTDVAKKCHGCKNPITGFGHGTNVVNYEGYSWHEYCFNCKKCSLSLANKRFVINAELVYCPDCAKKL; from the exons ATGACTTTCTACAAACACTCAG GTCCCAGGAGTTATCTCACCTCCACCATGACCGACCGCTTCGACTGCTACTACTGCCGCGACAACCTGCACGGGAAGAAGTACGTGAAGAAGGACGAGAAGCACGTGTGCACCAAGTGTTTCGAAAAGCTCTGTGCCAACACCTGTGCCGAGTGTAAACGCCCCATTGGTGCCGATTCCAAG GAGCTGCACCATAAGAACCGCTACTGGCACGAGGACTGTTTCCGCTGTGCCAAGTGCTACAAGCCTTTGGCCAGCGAGCCGTTCAGCGCACGGGATGATGGCAAGATAATGTGTGGCAAGTGCGGCTCCCGGGAGGACGGCAATCGGTGTCAGGGCTGCTATAAGGTTGTCATGCCAG gagCCAAGAGCGTGGAGTACAAGAACAAGATGTGGCACGAGGAGTGCTTCACCTGCTTTGAATGCAAGCAGCCGATTCGCACGCAGAGTTTCCTGACCAAGGGCGACGACATGTACTGTGTCCCCTGCCATGACAAAAAGTTTGCAAAGAAATGCTTCCACTGCAAGCAG CCCATCACCTCCGGAGGGATCAGCTACCAGGACCAGCCTTGGCACTCTGAGTGTTTTGTGTGCCACACCTGCCGCAAACCTCTGGCAGGAGCTCGCTTCACTTCCCACGAGAACAACATTTACTGCGTGGACTGCTACAAGACCGATGTGGCCAAGAAGTGCCACGGCTGCAAGAACCCCATCACAG GGTTCGGCCATGGCACCAACGTGGTGAATTACGAGGGCTACTCCTGGCACGAGTACTGCTTCAACTGCAAGAAGTGCAGCCTCTCTTTGGCCAACAAGCGCTTTGTCATCAACGCAGAGCTTGTCTACTGCCCTGACTGCGCCAAGAAGCTGTGA